In Myotis daubentonii chromosome 16, mMyoDau2.1, whole genome shotgun sequence, one DNA window encodes the following:
- the HASPIN gene encoding serine/threonine-protein kinase haspin isoform X1 — protein MAEPVPRPRNRLLRTYGAVGGGGPRWRSGRAGAQWFAPQDSKRFFSSTSSSNASSDDPSPPAASDDSDDPDFCSEVGPRRRRAGGRTSKARPSLMMTPRRLRLRARPPRKCSTPCSPLGPPPFPSSTPGRLSPDLSVCSQPSDGGQLGTSASLFSSPASPGPGSPAPGDSVVGTGPSTSLDAASPDQAPHSCTQEAATGGGGFTSLARHARASLTPALFSLTDSENPEDSEFGTGGKDMRESRCARELMGKRLESLALSSRRRKRATDKGSCRETGAQGAVPTECGEASGCRSCKGPGNTNRPERTGPGQKRKHREAVETSLLHHHQFKKGHRPGKDSLLTQDLTPLQNDCSWTKARASFSFHKKKIVTAVSEVSNNATTSSPPASFVSEYSNPSVLNKTTSSAPSPWHSSSMYLLTPLKTLHVADQKASDAEKVYRECDQEGPVPFSACLSTEELESCEKIGEGVFGEVFQTTANCTPVALKIIAIEGPDLVNGAHQKTFEEILPEIIISKELSLLSDAACHRTDGFIGLNSVHCVRGPYPPLLLKAWDHYNSTKGSANDRPDFFDQDQLFIVLEFEFGGTDLEQRRKTLSSIATAKSILHQLTASLAVAEASLHFEHRDLHWGNVLLKKTSLKEVHYTLSGKTGTIPTCGLQVNIIDYTLSRLERDGVVVFCDISKDEDLFTGEGDYQFEIYRLMKRENNNCWGEYHPYSNVLWLHYLTDKILKEMVFKRKCNTPALKQIKKDIVHFHGTMLNFSSATDLLCQHSLFNSQ, from the exons ATGGCGGAGCCAGTCCCGCGACCCCGGAACCGGCTCTTACGAACGTATGGGGCTGTGGGCGGCGGGGGGCCGCGGTGGCGGTCGGGCCGGGCCGGCGCGCAGTGGTTCGCGCCTCAAGATTCAAAGCGTTTCttcagcagcaccagcagcagcaacGCCAGCAGTGACGACCCCTCGCCGCCCGCCGCCTCCGACGACTCTGACGACCCCGACTTCTGCAGCGAGGTGGGTCCGCGGCGGAGGCGAGCTGGCGGGCGAACCTCCAAGGCCCGGCCGAGCCTGATGATGACTCCGAGACGCCTGAGGCTGCGAGCGCGGCCGCCGCGGAAGTGCAGCACGCCCTGCAGCCCACTCGGGCCGCCGCCCTTCCCCAGCAGCACCCCGGGCCGCCTCAGCCCGGACCTCAGTGTGTGCAGCCAGCCCAGCGACGGCGGCCAGCTGGGCACCAGCGCCTCCCTGTTTagctccccagcctctcccggcCCCGGGTCCCCAGCGCCGGGAGACAGTGTCGTAGGTACCGGCCCCTCTACCTCTCTGGATGCCGCCTCTCCGGACCAAGCACCTCATTCCTGCACCCAGGAGGCAGCAACAGGAGGAGGCGGGTTCACCAGCTTGGCCCGCCACGCTCGTGCAAGCCTCACGCCAGCTCTCTTTAGCCTTACGGATTCGGAGAACCCTGAGGATTCTGAGTTTGGGACAGGCGGGAAGGATATGCGGGAGTCCCGCTGTGCAAGGGAACTGATGGGGAAGAGGCTGGAGAGCCTCGCTTTGTCAAGCAGGCGGAGGAAGAGGGCCACAGACAAGGGCTCTTGTCGAGAGACTGGGGCTCAAGGGGCTGTTCCGACAGAATGTGGGGAGGCCAGTGGTTGCAGGAGCTGCAAAGGACCCGGGAACACCAACAGGCCTGAGAGAACTGGGCCAGGCCAGAAAAGGAAACATCGGGAGGCAGTAGAaacctccctcctccatcaccaCCAGTTTAAGAAGGGCCACAGGCCGGGCAAAGATTCACTCCTTACCCAGGACCTGACTCCATTACAGAATGACTGCTCTTGGACCAAAGCCAGGGCTTCCTTCAGTTTCCATAAGAAAAAGATCGTGACCGCTGTGTCAGAAGTGAGCAACAACGCCACTACCAGTTCTCCCCCGGCGTCCTTCGTGTCAGAATATTCAAACCCTTCTGTCCTGAACAAAACAACCAGCAGTGCCCCATCCCCTTGGCACTCCTCTTCCATGTATTTGCTCACCCCCTTAAAGACACTGCATGTCGCAGACCAAAAGGCATCTGATGCTGAAAAGGTTTATAGGGAATGCGACCAGGAGGGTCCTGTCCCCTTTAGCGCTTGCCTTTCCACGGAGGAACTGGAAAGCTGTGAGAAGATTGGGGAAGGAGTGTTTGGGGAAGTGTTTCAAACAACTGCTAATTGTACACCAGTAGCCCTAAAAATCATTGCTATTGAAGGACCGGATTTAGTCAATGGAGCCCACCAGAAAACTTTTGAGGAAATCCTCCCCGAGATCATCATCTCCAAAGAGTTGAGCCTCCTGTCTGATGCTGCATGCCACCGCACAGATGGCTTTATTGGGCTGAACTCAGTGCACTGTGTTCGTGGACCTTACCCTCCCTTGCTCCTCAAAGCCTGGGATCACTATAACTCAACCAAAGGGTCTGCAAATGACCGGCCTGACTTTTTCGACCAAGACCAGCTCTTCATTGTGCTTGAATTTGAATTTGGAGGAACTGACTTAGAGCAAAGGAGAAAGACGCTGTCCTCCATAGCTACTGCGAAGAGCATTCTGCACCAGCTCACCGCCTCCCTTGCCGTTGCAGAGGCATCGCTGCACTTTGAGCACCGAGACTTACACTGGGGGAATGTGCTGTTAAAGAAAACCAGCCTCAAGGAAGTCCACTACACCCTCAGCGGGAAGACAGGTACTATCCCCACCTGTGGGCTGCAAGTCAACATCATTGACTACACCCTGTCGCGCTTGGAGCGGGATGGGGTTGTGGTTTTCTGTGACATTTCCAAGGATGAGGACCTTTTTACAGGTGAAGGTGACTACCAGTTTGAGATCTACAGGCTAATGAAGAGGGAGAACAACAACTGCTGGGGTGAATATCACCCTTACAGCAACGTGCTCTGGCTACATTACCTCACAGATAAGATTCTGAAGGAAATGGTCTTCAAGAGGAAATGTAACACCCCTGCCTTGAAGCAAATAAAGAAAGACATCGTGCATTTCCATGGGACAATGCTGAActtcagctctgccactgacctGCTCTGCCAACACAGTCTATTTAA CAGCCAGTGA
- the ITGAE gene encoding integrin alpha-E: MWLLRTLLCVTSLAPLGAFNVDENWIRVTPGERGPYVLSSLLHQDPSSNQTWLLVTSPRTNRTAGPLHQCSLTRDELLCQPVEHVPIPKGRHRGVTVARNHHGVLICIQVVARRPHSLSSELTGTCSLLASNLSHQALVPFNDIENLLDPEAHADAGDCYRNKKGSTENTARQRRALKAKEEEEEEEEEEEEEEEEKEEEEEGAGTEIAIVLDGSGSIDPPDFQRAKDFISNMMRKIYEKCFECSFALVQYGGVIQTEFDLRYSQDVMASLSKVQNITQVKEVTKTASAMQHVLDHIFSPSHGSRREASKVMVVLTDGEIFMDPLNLTTVINSTKMQGVERFAIGVGEAFTKPNTEKELKLIASHPPETHAFKVTNYAALDGLLSQLQQSIVPMEGTVGEALHFQLAQVGFSAQILNEGQLLLGAVGAFDWSGGVLLYDRHSCRGRFLNQTVVDSKAGKHSYLGYSLAELHKASGPSYVAGAPRHKHRGAVFELRKEGSETSFMPVLEGEQMGSYFGSELCPVDIDMDGTTDLLLVAAPFYHVRGQEGRVYVYRLNEQGGSFSLARTLSGQPGFPDARFGFAMATVGDISQDKLTDVAIGAPLEGWGAVDGTSFGSVYIYNGCPDGLSTSPSQHIRAAAVAPRLHYFGMSVDGGLDVTGDGLADITVGTLGRAAVLRSRPVVRLAVSVSFTPEALPIGFNSSVNVNLCFEISSGTTAATSGLRGTSLNFTLDVDVLKERKRLQCADQRTCQSCLREWGSGPRLCESRLLSPTEGELCEEDCFSNITVKVSYHLQNSKDQRTHSHPVLDIYSEPSAIFQLPYEKACKNKLFCVAELQLATTSPTELVVGVTKELTMNISLTNSGEDSYMTNMALTYPRNLQFKRIQKPPSPDIQCDDPKPAASVLVMKCKIGHPILRRASANFSVVWQLEESAFPNRTADITVTTTNANGRSSLVRETHRLHVKHAFIAVLPKPAVMYMNTSQGLSDHKEFSFNIHGENFFGAEFQLQICVPIKIQGLRLIRVKNLTKTQAHTLCTQRPERACGSEAVQPVEEWHSVRCAIASDRENVTVAAELAASQSEQFLRDVTELQILGEISFNKSLYEGLNAENHRTKITVIFLKEEGYLSLPLIIGSSVAGFLVLIVIIVVLFKCGFFKRKYRQLNLESIRKAQLNSENQLTEGEDQPPRPLGENVS; the protein is encoded by the exons gCCTGGCTCCTCTGGGGGCCTTCAACGTGGATGAGAACTGGATCCGGGTGACGCCCGGTGAACGCGGGCCGTATGTGCTCAGCTCCCTTTTGCACCAAGACCCCAGCAGCAACCAGACCTG GCTCCTGGTCACCAGCCCCAGAACCAACAGGACAGCGGGGCCCCTGCATCAGTGTTCCCTCACCCGGGATGAGCTCCTTTGCCAGCCTGTAG AGCATGTCCCCATCCCGAAGGGGAGGCACCGGGGCGTGACCGTTGCCCGGAACCACCACGGTGTTTTG atCTGCATTCAGGTGGTGGCCCGGCGGCCCCACAGCCTCAGCTCAGAACTCACAGGCACCTGCAGCCTGCTGGCCTCCAACCTCAGTCACCAGGCCCTGGTCCCTTTCAACGACATTG aaaatctcctGGATCCTGAGGCACATGCGGATGCTGGAGACTGCTACAGGAACAAAAAAGGCAGCACTGAGAATACAGCCAGGCAGCGCCGGGCTCTGAAGgccaaagaggaggaggaggaggaggaggaggaggaggaggaggaggaggaggagaaagaagaggaggaggagggagctg GCACTGAGATCGCCATCGTCCTGGATGGCTCGGGAAGCATTGATCCCCCCGACTTCCAGAGAGCCAAAGACTTCATCTCCAACATGATGAGGAAGATCTATGAGAAGTGCTTTGAG tGCAGCTTTGCCCTGGTGCAGTACGGAGGCGTGATCCAGACTGAGTTTGACCTTCGGTACAGCCAGGATGTGATGGCCTCCCTCAGCAAAGTCCAGAACATCACTCAAGTGAAGGAAGTCACCAAGACAGCCTCTGCCATGCAGCATGTCCT AGACCACATCTTCTCACCAAGCCACGGCTCCAGAAGAGAGGCCTCCAAGGTCATGGTGGTGCTCACCGATGGGGAGATATTCATGGACCCCCTCAACCTCACGACTGTCATCAACTCCACAAAGATGCAAGGTGTTGAGCGCTTTGCCATTGGG GTGGGAGAGGCATTTACGAAGCCTAACACTGAGAAGGAGCTGAAGCTGATCGCCTCGCACCCCCCGGAGACCCATGCCTTCAAGGTGACCAACTACGCGGCGCTGGATGGGCTGCTGAGCCAACTGCAGCAAAGTATCGTTCCCATGGAAG GCACGGTCGGAGAAGCCCTCCACTTCCAGCTGGCACAGGTCGGGTTCAGCGCCCAGATCCTGAATGAG gggcagctgctgctcgGTGCTGTTGGGGCCTTTGATTGGTCCGGGGGCGTGTTGCTCTATGACAGGCACAGCTGCCGGGGCCGCTTCCTGAACCAGACGGTGGTGGACAGCAAGGCTGGGAAGCACAGCTACCTGG gttACTCGCTGGCCGAGCTGCACAAGGCCAGTGGCCCCTCCTACGTGGCGGGGGCTCCCCGGCACAAGCATCGAGGAGCCGTGTTTGAGCTCCGGAAGGAGGGCAGTGAGACCAGCTTCATGCCAGtgctggagggagagcag ATGGGGTCCTACTTTGGCTCTGAGCTGTGTCCTGTGGACATCGACATGGATGGAACCACGGACCTCTTGCTGGTGGCGGCTCCGTTTTACCACGTTCGCGGACAGGAAGGCAGAGTCTACGTGTACCGCCTGAACGAGCAG GGTGGTTCCTTCTCCTTGGCACGCACGCTGAGTGGGCAGCCTGGGTTCCCTGATGCCCGATTTGGCTTTGCCATGGCAACAGTGGGGGACATCAGCCAGGATAAGCTCACGGACGTGGCCATCGGCGCCCCcctggagggttggggggcagttgATGGCACCAGCTTCGGCAGTGTGTACATTTACAACGGATGCCCGGACGGCCTCTCTACCAGCCCCTCGCAG CACATCAGAGCCGCAGCGGTCGCCCCCCGACTCCACTACTTCGGCATGTCTGTGGACGGTGGCCTGGATGTGACCGGCGATGGCCTTGCTGACATCACCGTGGGCACTCTTGGTCGGGCGGCTGTGCTCCG CTCAAGACCTGTGGTGCGCCTGGCGGTGTCCGTCTCCTTCACCCCAGAGGCGCTGCCCATTGGCTTCAACAGCAGCGTGAATGTGAATTTGTGTTTTGAAATCAGCTCTGGGACCACAGCTGCCACGTCAG GCCTCAGAGGGACGTCTCTGAATTTCACGTTGGACGTGGATGTgttgaaggagaggaagaggttgCAGTGTGCGGACCAGAGAACTTGTCAGAGCTGCCTTCGGGAGTGGGGCAGTGGGCCCCGTCTCTGTGAGTCCCGCCTGCTGAGCCCCACAGAGGGAGAG CTCTGCGAAGAGGACTGCTTCTCCAACATTACTGTCAAGGTCAGCTACCACCTCCAGAACTCCAAGGACCAGAGGACCCATTCCCACCCTGTCCTGGACATCTACAGTGAGCCCTCCGCCATCTTCCAG CTGCCCTACGAGAAGGCCTGCAAGAATAAGCTGTTTTGTGTTGCTGAGTTACAGCTGGCCACCACCTCTCC GACGGAATTGGTGGTGGGTGTCACAAAGGAGCTGACAATGAACATCAGCCTAACTAACTCTGGGGAAGATTCCTACATGACAAACATGGCTTTGACTTACCCCAGAAACTTACAGTTTAAGAGGATACAAAAG CCTCCTTCCCCAGATATTCAGTGTGATGACCCTAAGCCAGCTGCTTCTGTCCTGGTCATGAAGTGCAAGATTGGTCACCCCATACTCAGGAGGGCATCT gcAAACTTTTCAGTAGTTTGGCAGCTAGAGGAGAGTGCCTTCCCAAACAGGACAGCTGACATCACTGTGACAACCACAAA TGCCAATGGAAGAAGCTCTTTGGTCAGAGAGACCCACAGACTTCACGTCAAGCATGCCTTCATTGCAGTTCTTCCCAA ACCAGCAGTGATGTACATGAACACAAGCCAGGGGCTTTCTGACCACAAAGAATTCTCCTTCAAT ATCCATGGAGAAAACTTCTTTGGAGCCGAATTCCAGCTGCAAATCTGTGTTCCAATTAAAATACAAGGGCTCCGGCTTATAAGAGTGAAGAACCTGACAAAGACACAG GCTCACACCCTGTGCACCCAGCGTCCGGAGCGCGCTTGTGGGAGCGAGGCGGTTCAG CCCGTGGAGGAGTGGCATTCGGTGCGCTGTGCCATCGCTTCCGACAGAGAAAACGTGACGGTGGCAGCGGAGCTCGCCGCGAGTCAGTCTGAGCAG TTCCTAAGAGATGTAACTGAACTGCAGATCCTTGGtgaaatttctttcaacaaaTCTCTGTATGAGGGTCTGAATGCAGAGAACCACAGAACTAAG ATCACGGTCATCTTCCTGAAAGAGGAGGGGTACCTTTCTTTGCCTCTCATCATCGGAAGCAGTGTCGCTGGCTTTCTGGTTTTGATAGTGATTATAGTCGTGCTATTCAAG
- the HASPIN gene encoding serine/threonine-protein kinase haspin isoform X2: protein MAEPVPRPRNRLLRTYGAVGGGGPRWRSGRAGAQWFAPQDSKRFFSSTSSSNASSDDPSPPAASDDSDDPDFCSEVGPRRRRAGGRTSKARPSLMMTPRRLRLRARPPRKCSTPCSPLGPPPFPSSTPGRLSPDLSVCSQPSDGGQLGTSASLFSSPASPGPGSPAPGDSVVGTGPSTSLDAASPDQAPHSCTQEAATGGGGFTSLARHARASLTPALFSLTDSENPEDSEFGTGGKDMRESRCARELMGKRLESLALSSRRRKRATDKGSCRETGAQGAVPTECGEASGCRSCKGPGNTNRPERTGPGQKRKHREAVETSLLHHHQFKKGHRPGKDSLLTQDLTPLQNDCSWTKARASFSFHKKKIVTAVSEVSNNATTSSPPASFVSEYSNPSVLNKTTSSAPSPWHSSSMYLLTPLKTLHVADQKASDAEKVYRECDQEGPVPFSACLSTEELESCEKIGEGVFGEVFQTTANCTPVALKIIAIEGPDLVNGAHQKTFEEILPEIIISKELSLLSDAACHRTDGFIGLNSVHCVRGPYPPLLLKAWDHYNSTKGSANDRPDFFDQDQLFIVLEFEFGGTDLEQRRKTLSSIATAKSILHQLTASLAVAEASLHFEHRDLHWGNVLLKKTSLKEVHYTLSGKTGTIPTCGLQVNIIDYTLSRLERDGVVVFCDISKDEDLFTGEGDYQFEIYRLMKRENNNCWGEYHPYSNVLWLHYLTDKILKEMVFKRKCNTPALKQIKKDIVHFHGTMLNFSSATDLLCQHSLFNQ from the exons ATGGCGGAGCCAGTCCCGCGACCCCGGAACCGGCTCTTACGAACGTATGGGGCTGTGGGCGGCGGGGGGCCGCGGTGGCGGTCGGGCCGGGCCGGCGCGCAGTGGTTCGCGCCTCAAGATTCAAAGCGTTTCttcagcagcaccagcagcagcaacGCCAGCAGTGACGACCCCTCGCCGCCCGCCGCCTCCGACGACTCTGACGACCCCGACTTCTGCAGCGAGGTGGGTCCGCGGCGGAGGCGAGCTGGCGGGCGAACCTCCAAGGCCCGGCCGAGCCTGATGATGACTCCGAGACGCCTGAGGCTGCGAGCGCGGCCGCCGCGGAAGTGCAGCACGCCCTGCAGCCCACTCGGGCCGCCGCCCTTCCCCAGCAGCACCCCGGGCCGCCTCAGCCCGGACCTCAGTGTGTGCAGCCAGCCCAGCGACGGCGGCCAGCTGGGCACCAGCGCCTCCCTGTTTagctccccagcctctcccggcCCCGGGTCCCCAGCGCCGGGAGACAGTGTCGTAGGTACCGGCCCCTCTACCTCTCTGGATGCCGCCTCTCCGGACCAAGCACCTCATTCCTGCACCCAGGAGGCAGCAACAGGAGGAGGCGGGTTCACCAGCTTGGCCCGCCACGCTCGTGCAAGCCTCACGCCAGCTCTCTTTAGCCTTACGGATTCGGAGAACCCTGAGGATTCTGAGTTTGGGACAGGCGGGAAGGATATGCGGGAGTCCCGCTGTGCAAGGGAACTGATGGGGAAGAGGCTGGAGAGCCTCGCTTTGTCAAGCAGGCGGAGGAAGAGGGCCACAGACAAGGGCTCTTGTCGAGAGACTGGGGCTCAAGGGGCTGTTCCGACAGAATGTGGGGAGGCCAGTGGTTGCAGGAGCTGCAAAGGACCCGGGAACACCAACAGGCCTGAGAGAACTGGGCCAGGCCAGAAAAGGAAACATCGGGAGGCAGTAGAaacctccctcctccatcaccaCCAGTTTAAGAAGGGCCACAGGCCGGGCAAAGATTCACTCCTTACCCAGGACCTGACTCCATTACAGAATGACTGCTCTTGGACCAAAGCCAGGGCTTCCTTCAGTTTCCATAAGAAAAAGATCGTGACCGCTGTGTCAGAAGTGAGCAACAACGCCACTACCAGTTCTCCCCCGGCGTCCTTCGTGTCAGAATATTCAAACCCTTCTGTCCTGAACAAAACAACCAGCAGTGCCCCATCCCCTTGGCACTCCTCTTCCATGTATTTGCTCACCCCCTTAAAGACACTGCATGTCGCAGACCAAAAGGCATCTGATGCTGAAAAGGTTTATAGGGAATGCGACCAGGAGGGTCCTGTCCCCTTTAGCGCTTGCCTTTCCACGGAGGAACTGGAAAGCTGTGAGAAGATTGGGGAAGGAGTGTTTGGGGAAGTGTTTCAAACAACTGCTAATTGTACACCAGTAGCCCTAAAAATCATTGCTATTGAAGGACCGGATTTAGTCAATGGAGCCCACCAGAAAACTTTTGAGGAAATCCTCCCCGAGATCATCATCTCCAAAGAGTTGAGCCTCCTGTCTGATGCTGCATGCCACCGCACAGATGGCTTTATTGGGCTGAACTCAGTGCACTGTGTTCGTGGACCTTACCCTCCCTTGCTCCTCAAAGCCTGGGATCACTATAACTCAACCAAAGGGTCTGCAAATGACCGGCCTGACTTTTTCGACCAAGACCAGCTCTTCATTGTGCTTGAATTTGAATTTGGAGGAACTGACTTAGAGCAAAGGAGAAAGACGCTGTCCTCCATAGCTACTGCGAAGAGCATTCTGCACCAGCTCACCGCCTCCCTTGCCGTTGCAGAGGCATCGCTGCACTTTGAGCACCGAGACTTACACTGGGGGAATGTGCTGTTAAAGAAAACCAGCCTCAAGGAAGTCCACTACACCCTCAGCGGGAAGACAGGTACTATCCCCACCTGTGGGCTGCAAGTCAACATCATTGACTACACCCTGTCGCGCTTGGAGCGGGATGGGGTTGTGGTTTTCTGTGACATTTCCAAGGATGAGGACCTTTTTACAGGTGAAGGTGACTACCAGTTTGAGATCTACAGGCTAATGAAGAGGGAGAACAACAACTGCTGGGGTGAATATCACCCTTACAGCAACGTGCTCTGGCTACATTACCTCACAGATAAGATTCTGAAGGAAATGGTCTTCAAGAGGAAATGTAACACCCCTGCCTTGAAGCAAATAAAGAAAGACATCGTGCATTTCCATGGGACAATGCTGAActtcagctctgccactgacctGCTCTGCCAACACAGTCTATTTAA CCAGTGA